A window of Bacteroidota bacterium contains these coding sequences:
- a CDS encoding VCBS repeat-containing protein, whose translation MLKSKLLFALALVSFLQLKAQYQTHLLSYTTLCMSTPDMDGDGDKDILTGGLSNLQWQENIGGRQFISHTIGQKQDQVQSAIAADLDKDGDMDVVTASFTDDRVYWMRNDGNNVFTSIVLSNSATGAASVDVIDLDSDGDSDVVCAAFGDDKIFWLQNNGSQSFTAIDILTGFDGPNTVVSNDFDMDGDMDLAAASQLDSTIVWLENDSNQQFTSHILISNLNIPRNISLCDVDRDNDMDLMYGSSAGSGWFTNTAGTFIRRNMASGEFRDIYAVDLNNDAQNDVLLADYADDRLTWIRNTGNLTFVLGDYLDFALDNVSMVGAADFDGDGNMDVIGASGFDVKVYWNSPTHVFTKFRLNRYLSDANYACHGDFDNDGDIDLLAAGYANINFYRNDSNGVFTTLPVFPLYSSMGCRQIRAADIDGDGDMDAVYTENNGNRVSWLENQGAGVFVDHLLVSIIDPYAVYPIDFDFDGDMDVVASTVQSTSTAKVLWFENDGNEIFTQHLVDASYHYPLDVFPLDYDQDGFMDVVAAYAGTAGSQKVVVHYNSATGFNFNNWELNGSASGVNSVFAVDVDGDNDVDVLSASFGDNRVMWYESPAGTEHIIDNNAQGATYVYAADFDGDGDIDVASTSRTDDEINWYRNGGNQGFTKINIAENIPDPEVILGADFDNDGILELYSTCSSSESVAYYKLPAPQPPLVLNDCSDLFISEYIEGTSNNKAIELYNPTADTIDLSGYQINVYTNGNGSPNQSVNLSGTILPLDVYVLAHPSANAGILNIADTTFGFSFNGDDAIALFKDGRALDIFGKIAQDPGTEWSSVGVSTLNTTLVRNPTFAKGNNLNAAFDPSIEWIPFSTDNISNLGSHSSLCSSYCPPVIAIVASEDTICANTVVSFSSSVQNEGTLPHYQWKINGAPVGSDSAGFSTSNLNNGDEVTCTLTSDLPCSISPVHSNAIKFKVYPLVQPGISISTPSTVLCSAAPITFTAISTNGGASPNYLWKKNGIPVGSNSASFTLNTPTDQDSITCTLISSVRCASIDSLTSNTIKLTISSNLNVSVSITASNTSSCAGDTIHFTATPVNGGATPSYQWTKNNNPILGATASTYSTSTAANGNTFACILTSSFPCTVNPVANSNVIPVSVSPTVTPSVSIASNMNIICKDQSITFTATPTNGGTAPSYVWKKNGTPIPGATTANYTTTTLANGNSISCTMSSNATCKTSNTADSNPLSIQVLALPTVVATANGNLLSTGSFVFYQWLRNNVPISGATNQTYTATQNGNYRVIGWSGTTGCNDTSNTLAIINVGVSSIHSTEVLTIQPNPSNGIFYLAFTGNTAKKITVMNLIGKTIFATILQADKNTFMLDLTGYSKSVYFLTVEEGSTKIVRRLVIE comes from the coding sequence ATGCTAAAATCAAAACTCCTTTTCGCTCTTGCATTAGTATCCTTTCTTCAACTAAAAGCGCAATATCAAACACATTTATTGTCCTACACCACACTATGCATGAGTACTCCCGATATGGATGGGGATGGCGATAAAGACATATTAACTGGTGGACTTTCAAACTTGCAATGGCAAGAAAATATTGGTGGCCGACAATTTATAAGTCATACTATTGGTCAAAAGCAAGATCAAGTGCAATCGGCTATTGCTGCTGATTTGGATAAGGATGGAGATATGGATGTGGTTACTGCTTCCTTTACAGATGATCGCGTTTACTGGATGCGGAATGATGGGAACAATGTATTTACTTCAATAGTTTTATCAAATTCCGCAACTGGCGCAGCTTCGGTAGATGTAATTGACCTTGACAGTGATGGTGACTCCGATGTGGTGTGTGCCGCTTTTGGCGATGATAAAATTTTCTGGTTGCAAAATAACGGATCGCAATCCTTTACTGCTATTGATATCCTCACCGGTTTTGATGGACCCAATACAGTTGTTTCCAACGATTTCGATATGGATGGAGACATGGATTTAGCTGCAGCCTCGCAACTCGATAGTACAATTGTTTGGCTCGAAAATGACAGCAATCAACAATTTACTTCACACATTTTAATCAGCAATTTAAACATCCCTCGAAACATCAGTTTGTGTGATGTGGATAGGGATAATGACATGGATTTGATGTATGGTTCAAGTGCGGGATCCGGATGGTTTACCAATACCGCCGGCACTTTTATCAGGCGCAATATGGCAAGTGGCGAATTCCGTGACATCTATGCAGTAGATTTAAACAACGATGCTCAAAACGATGTGCTACTTGCCGATTATGCTGACGATCGACTCACTTGGATTCGTAACACCGGTAACTTAACTTTTGTGTTGGGCGATTATTTGGATTTTGCATTAGACAATGTTTCTATGGTGGGAGCTGCCGACTTTGATGGCGATGGCAACATGGATGTGATAGGTGCTTCGGGATTCGATGTTAAAGTGTATTGGAATAGCCCCACACATGTATTCACAAAGTTTCGATTGAATCGCTATTTATCCGACGCCAATTATGCTTGTCATGGCGATTTTGACAACGATGGTGATATTGATTTATTAGCTGCAGGATATGCCAACATTAACTTTTATCGTAACGATAGCAATGGTGTATTTACAACGCTTCCTGTTTTTCCATTATACTCGTCAATGGGTTGCCGACAAATTCGCGCTGCGGATATAGATGGTGATGGCGACATGGATGCTGTGTATACCGAAAATAATGGCAACCGTGTGAGTTGGCTCGAAAACCAAGGCGCCGGTGTTTTTGTGGATCACTTGCTTGTTTCAATCATAGATCCTTATGCTGTTTATCCTATCGATTTTGATTTTGATGGAGATATGGATGTGGTCGCTTCTACGGTTCAATCAACATCTACTGCTAAAGTGTTGTGGTTTGAAAACGATGGGAACGAAATTTTCACGCAACATTTAGTTGATGCCAGTTATCATTATCCGTTGGATGTTTTTCCTTTGGATTATGATCAGGATGGATTTATGGATGTAGTTGCTGCTTATGCAGGAACGGCAGGCTCACAAAAAGTTGTAGTGCATTATAATTCCGCCACCGGATTTAATTTTAATAATTGGGAGTTAAACGGAAGCGCATCTGGCGTGAATTCTGTTTTTGCTGTAGATGTTGATGGAGATAACGACGTGGATGTGCTCTCTGCCAGTTTTGGCGATAACAGAGTAATGTGGTATGAAAGTCCTGCCGGAACAGAACACATTATCGATAACAATGCACAAGGTGCAACTTATGTGTATGCTGCCGATTTTGATGGTGATGGCGATATTGATGTAGCTTCCACTTCCCGCACAGACGATGAAATAAATTGGTATAGAAATGGCGGAAATCAAGGTTTCACCAAAATTAATATTGCCGAAAATATTCCCGATCCTGAAGTTATTTTGGGTGCTGATTTCGATAATGATGGCATTCTTGAATTGTATTCTACCTGTTCCTCTTCCGAAAGCGTGGCTTATTACAAACTTCCGGCACCCCAGCCACCACTGGTTTTAAACGATTGCAGCGACTTATTTATTTCGGAGTATATCGAAGGCACATCCAACAACAAAGCAATTGAATTATACAATCCAACAGCTGATACAATAGACTTATCGGGCTACCAAATTAATGTTTACACCAATGGAAATGGCTCTCCCAATCAAAGCGTAAATTTATCAGGAACAATTCTTCCGCTTGACGTATATGTGCTTGCGCATCCTTCGGCAAATGCAGGAATTTTAAATATAGCTGATACCACTTTTGGTTTTAGTTTTAATGGAGACGATGCCATTGCGCTTTTTAAAGATGGTCGCGCCCTTGACATTTTTGGAAAAATTGCTCAAGATCCGGGTACCGAATGGAGCAGTGTAGGCGTATCTACCCTAAATACAACCTTGGTTCGCAATCCAACTTTTGCCAAAGGTAATAACCTCAATGCCGCATTCGATCCCAGCATTGAATGGATTCCCTTTTCGACCGACAACATCAGTAATTTGGGCAGTCACAGCTCACTTTGCTCCAGCTATTGTCCTCCGGTAATAGCTATCGTTGCCTCTGAAGATACGATCTGTGCAAACACAGTTGTAAGCTTTAGCAGCAGCGTGCAAAATGAAGGCACCTTGCCCCATTATCAATGGAAAATAAATGGAGCTCCAGTTGGCAGTGATTCCGCAGGTTTCTCCACTTCTAATTTAAATAACGGCGATGAAGTAACTTGCACCTTAACCAGTGATTTACCTTGCAGTATTTCACCTGTGCATAGTAATGCCATTAAATTTAAAGTATATCCGCTCGTTCAACCCGGCATTTCAATAAGCACCCCTTCAACCGTATTGTGTAGTGCGGCCCCCATTACCTTCACTGCAATATCCACCAATGGCGGTGCAAGCCCGAACTACTTATGGAAGAAAAATGGAATACCTGTTGGCAGTAATAGTGCAAGTTTCACACTAAATACACCCACTGATCAAGACAGTATTACTTGCACATTAATCTCTTCTGTGCGCTGTGCATCCATCGATTCGCTTACTAGCAATACAATTAAATTAACCATTTCTTCCAATTTAAATGTATCAGTGAGCATTACTGCCAGCAACACCAGTTCTTGCGCAGGCGACACCATTCACTTCACAGCAACCCCAGTTAACGGAGGCGCTACACCAAGTTATCAATGGACAAAAAACAACAATCCCATTTTAGGTGCAACAGCGAGCACTTATAGCACAAGCACAGCTGCCAATGGAAATACTTTTGCATGTATCTTAACCAGCAGTTTTCCTTGCACAGTAAATCCGGTTGCAAACTCAAATGTGATTCCGGTTTCAGTAAGTCCAACAGTAACCCCATCCGTTAGCATTGCTTCCAATATGAATATTATTTGCAAAGACCAATCCATTACTTTTACAGCAACTCCAACCAACGGAGGAACTGCGCCTAGTTATGTTTGGAAGAAAAATGGAACACCTATTCCCGGCGCCACCACAGCGAATTATACCACCACTACCTTAGCTAACGGAAATAGTATTTCTTGCACCATGAGTAGCAATGCGACTTGCAAAACAAGCAATACTGCCGATTCAAATCCTCTATCTATACAGGTATTAGCTTTACCAACAGTTGTAGCAACCGCCAATGGGAATTTACTCAGCACAGGCTCTTTTGTGTTTTACCAATGGTTAAGAAACAATGTTCCCATTTCGGGCGCTACCAATCAAACTTACACAGCCACACAAAACGGCAACTATCGCGTTATAGGCTGGAGTGGCACTACCGGTTGTAACGATACTTCAAATACATTGGCAATAATCAATGTTGGTGTTTCAAGTATCCATTCAACTGAAGTTTTAACCATTCAGCCCAATCCAAGCAATGGTATTTTTTATTTAGCTTTTACCGGAAATACTGCTAAAAAAATTACGGTAATGAATTTAATTGGTAAAACAATTTTTGCAACTATTCTTCAAGCTGACAAAAATACCTTTATGTTAGATTTAACGGGCTATTCAAAAAGCGTATATTTTTTAACTGTGGAAGAAGGTTCAACAAAAATTGTGCGAAGATTGGTTATTGAATAA